The following are from one region of the Primulina eburnea isolate SZY01 chromosome 17, ASM2296580v1, whole genome shotgun sequence genome:
- the LOC140818435 gene encoding homeobox-leucine zipper protein HOX18-like, with product MDEKDEASSIKLELDLGLGLTTYGPKRDNLKKNKRVCFLDLSIPLHQNGHDTEYSSSSPKFMQVDEKQGSKNRIFNGNKADDCERTYSKNCSRKKLRLDKDQITLLEESFEQHSSLTMAQKRILAERLNLKPRQVEVWFQNRRARIKLKQTEIDREFLKKNCERLSDENRQLKRQLLELRSPAKTENPPPPPAAAAPLLRQFLHPVTKAAAAALKTCPSCEKTWNNRGGAKQETAAAAVMEVGHGDKLNSRAGLESYG from the exons ATGGATGAGAAAGATGAAGCATCCAGTATCAAACTCGAGCTCGACTTAGGATTAGGCTTAACCACTTATGGGCCGAAAAGGGATAACTTGAAGAAGAATAAGAGGGTGTGTTTTCTTGATCTTTCTATCCCACTTCACCAAAATGGTCATGATACCGAGTATTCGAGCTCGAGCCCGAAATTCATGCAAGTGGATGAAAAACAAGGGAGCAAGaataggattttcaatggtaACAAGGCCGATGATTGTGAAAGAACTTATTCCAAGAATTGTAGCAGAAAGAAGCTGAGGCTCGACAAGGATCAGATCACTTTGCTTGAAGAGAGTTTTGAACAGCACTCTTCTCTTACAATG GCGCAGAAACGGATACTAGCAGAAAGATTGAATCTCAAACCTAGACAAGTTGAAGTTTGGTTTCAGAACCGAAGAGCAAG GATAAAACTGAAGCAAACCGAGATAGACCGCGAGTTCTTGAAGAAGAACTGCGAAAGGCTCAGCGACGAGAATCGACAACTAAAGAGACAACTGTTGGAGCTTCGATCACCGGCTAAAACAGAAAACCCACCACCGCCACCTGCGGCAGCGGCTCCGTTGCTGCGGCAGTTTTTGCACCCAGTGACTAAGGCCGCGGCGGCAGCGCTTAAAACGTGCCCTTCATGTGAGAAAACTTGGAACAATAGGGGCGGCGCGAAGCAGGAAACGGCGGCAGCAGCCGTTATGGAAGTGGGCCATGGAGATAAACTAAATAGCAGAGCCGGCTTGGAAAGCTATGGCTAA